In Anopheles gambiae chromosome 2, idAnoGambNW_F1_1, whole genome shotgun sequence, a single window of DNA contains:
- the LOC1272899 gene encoding odorant receptor 22c: MPRATSNSAANLERLVIRISSHMAVLKLNIIDPAWRPTLRFGIVLFLTALVPVYIWQGIKVYRTRFETLLEVLSVAGCGWQMFFRMYFYLFQQDRCRQIVQEVRDQRTVYGADRNPRMEKLFRAGTKRMLLAYRVIHLMYGTSYFFQLGPLIMPDPHKCNLPLALQLPFLPPDRNMVYYCINYAHHLLLNTIGVFILLPMDGVLIVALLNICTRIAALQLLLEELDAKLGTVQWQQTAHLDAELNRIIELHIDTKRFARVIYETYQMHFFSMFSVLCFVICMCMNVVARDPRSTLIPFGLASTGQLFVICMLGNVLYIVSDRLKDSVYGIRWYRCTVSQQKRLLFLLANAQPEIVMGAVFIPVTMTSFVTIIRAAYSYFTILY; the protein is encoded by the exons ATGCCACGTGCAACGAGCAACAGTGCAGCCAACTTGGAACGGCTGGTGATACGCATCTCCAGCCACATGGCGGTGCTGAAGCTTAACATCATAGACCCGGCCTGGCGCCCGACCCTGCGCTTCGGTATCGTACTGTTCCTTACCGCCCTCGTACCGGTGTATATCTGGCAGGGGATCAAGGTGTACCGGACACGGTTCGAAACCCTGCTAGAGGTCCTGTCTGTCGCCGGTTGCGGCTGGCAGATGTTCTTCCGCATGTACTTCTACCTGTTCCAGCAAGACCGCTGCCGGCAGATTGTGCAGGAAGTGCGCGACCAGCGGACCGTGTACGGTGCTGATCGAAATCCCCGCATGGAGAAGTTGTTCCGGGCTGGCACGAAGCGTATGCTGTTGGCGTACCGCGTCATACATCTGATGTACGGGACGTCTTACTTCTTTCAGCTGGGTCCGCTGATCATGCCCGATCCGCACAAGTGCAACCTGCCGTTGGCGTTGCAATTGCCCTTTTTACCACCGGATCGAAATATGGTCTACTACTGCATCAACTACGCGCATCACTTGCTGCTCAACACGATCGGTGTCTTTATCTTGCTGCCGATGGATGGTGTGCTGATCGTGGCACTGCTGAACATCTGTACGCGTATCGCTGccctgcagctactgctggaGGAGCTGGATGCGAAGCTCGGGACCGTGCAATGGCAGCAAACGGCCCATCTCGACGCCGAGCTGAACCGCATCATCGAGCTGCACATCGACACGAAGCGCTTCGCGCGCGTCATCTACGAAACGTACCAGATGCACTTTTTCTCCATGTTCAGCGTGCTGTGTTTCGTGATCTGCATGTGCATGAATGTGGTCGCCCGGGACCCGCGCAGTACGCTGATACCCTTTGGGCTCGCCTCGACGGGCCAGCTATTTGTGATCTGCATGCTGGGTAACGTGCTGTACATCGTTAGCGATCGGCTGAAGGACAGTGTGTACGGTATTCGCTGGTACCGGTGCACGGTTTCGCAGCAGAAGAGGCTCCTGTTTCTGCTGGCCAATGCACAGCCGGAAATCGTCATGGGTGCGGTGTTTATACCGGTTACGATGACATCGTTCGTGACG ATCATCCGAGCGGCCTATTCTTACTTTACCATACTTTATTGA